Proteins from a single region of Urocitellus parryii isolate mUroPar1 chromosome 4, mUroPar1.hap1, whole genome shotgun sequence:
- the LOC113177119 gene encoding olfactory receptor 4C16-like, whose amino-acid sequence MQLNNNVTEFILLGLTQDPFRKKIVFVIFLLFYLGTLLGNLLIMTTIKTSRTLGSPMYFFLFYLSLSDTCFSTSIAPRTLVDALSEKTTISFSECIIQVFTFHFFGCLEIFILILMAVDRYVAICKPLHYMTIMSRRICSVLVAVAWVGSCVHSLAQIFLALCLPYCGPNEIDHYFCDLEPLLKLACADTYVTNLLLVSNSGAICTVSFVVLMFSYVIILHSLRNHSAEGRRKALSTCISHIIVVILFFGPCIFIYTRPATTFPMDKMIAVFYTIGTPLLNPLIYTLRNAEVKNAMRKLWSKKLVSDDMR is encoded by the coding sequence ATGCAGCTAAACAACAATGTGACTGAGTTCATCCTACTTGGGTTGACACAAGATCCATTTAGGAAGAAAATAGTTTTTGTCATATTTCTGCTTTTCTATTTGGGGACATTGCTGGGTAACTTGCTGATTATGACCACCATCAAGACCAGTCGGACACTTGGCAGTCCAatgtacttcttccttttctacttaTCCTTATCTGACACCTGCTTCTCTACTTCCATAGCTCCTAGAACACTTGTGGATGCGCTTTCAGAGAAGACCACTATTTCTTTCAGTGAGTGCATAATCCAAGTgtttacatttcatttctttggctGCCTGGAGAtcttcatcctcatcctcatggctgttgaccgctatgtggccatctgtaagcCCCTGCACTACATGACCATCATGAGCCGCCGgatctgcagtgtgttggtggcTGTGGCCTGGGTGGGGTCCTGTGTTCATTCTTTAGCTCAGATTTTTCTTGCATTGTGTTTGCCTTACTGTGGTCCCAATGAGATCGATCACTACTTCTGTGACTTGGAACCCTTGTTGAAGCTCGCCTGTGCAGACACATATGTGACCAACCTCCTCCTGGTGTCCAACAGCGGGGCCATTTGTACAGTGAGTTTTGTCGTGCTCATGTTCTCCTATGTCATCATCTTGCATTCGCTGAGAAACCACAGtgcagaagggaggagaaaggccCTGTCCACCTGCATCTCCCACATCATCGTGGTCATCTTGTTCTTTGGACCttgcatatttatatacacacgGCCTGCAACCACCTTCCCCATGGATAAGATGATAGCTGTGTTTTACACCATCGGAACACCTTTGCTCAACCCTCTGATTTACACACTGAGGAATGCAGAAGTGAAAAATGCCATGAGGAAGTTGTGGAGCAAGAAATTGGTTTCTGATGACATGAGATGA